In Reichenbachiella agarivorans, one genomic interval encodes:
- a CDS encoding DUF6515 family protein, with the protein MTQQTGTITTLLLILFLVSNTAFAQRLKHAPTTINRGGSMNRGSINGGASRATTRPQTSTQRPQVRPKTENRTNTTVTRPQHKPDTRSQVASRNTGNDHVNGGNHTVKPKNKVNIDNSQTNINVNVNRNVRINNSHNNRYYNGHRGYYPYHYHPYHPYYYGPYWHPVGFFIATIATTAIIVSIENQHYYYDQGVYYVEAQGGYNVVPAPVNITIVNLPNGVETIKSNDATYYYFSGAFYQKVEDGYKVIQAPDGVIVANIPEGGEEIEIEGVKYVFYNETYFQPLTQDGKDVYQVVEMEPVE; encoded by the coding sequence ATGACTCAACAAACAGGCACGATCACTACGCTCCTACTGATACTATTTTTGGTATCGAATACAGCGTTTGCACAAAGGCTCAAACATGCCCCTACTACTATCAACAGAGGCGGCAGCATGAATCGAGGCTCAATCAATGGTGGAGCATCCAGAGCCACTACGAGACCACAGACGAGTACCCAAAGACCGCAAGTGAGACCTAAGACTGAAAACAGAACCAATACTACGGTCACTAGGCCTCAGCATAAACCTGATACCAGATCACAAGTAGCTAGTAGAAATACGGGAAACGACCATGTCAACGGAGGAAACCATACGGTCAAACCCAAAAACAAGGTCAACATTGATAACAGCCAGACCAACATCAATGTGAATGTGAATAGAAATGTCCGTATCAACAACAGCCACAACAACCGATATTACAACGGACATCGTGGGTATTACCCTTATCATTATCATCCATACCACCCCTACTACTATGGCCCATACTGGCATCCAGTGGGTTTTTTCATAGCTACCATCGCGACTACTGCGATCATCGTATCGATAGAGAATCAGCACTACTACTATGATCAAGGGGTCTATTATGTAGAAGCGCAGGGCGGATACAATGTAGTCCCTGCTCCTGTCAACATCACCATCGTCAACCTACCAAATGGAGTCGAAACCATCAAATCCAATGACGCAACCTATTATTACTTTTCTGGAGCCTTTTATCAAAAAGTAGAAGATGGATACAAAGTCATCCAAGCACCCGATGGCGTAATCGTAGCTAACATCCCCGAAGGAGGTGAAGAAATAGAAATAGAAGGTGTAAAATATGTATTCTACAATGAGACCTACTTTCAGCCCCTCACTCAGGATGGAAAAGACGTCTATCAAGTCGTAGAGATGGAACCTGTCGAATAG
- a CDS encoding NACHT domain-containing protein: MEEKILETFVSSFVTELVKESKSIFSDLADEGSQLIKTGLKRYLTKQKDKYSHLKTLLRGNTPVYLYDIYYPLKLINRDDESVIKTNVVSEVFSKSNFITIIGDAGSGKSTLIKHLFLNSIYTKHSIPILVELRYLNEYDSNLDSYIIDKVLENKIAENPKILERLFQGGKFTFFLDGYDELNSEIKTQVIESLNSFINQFPENNFILTTRPYSDIEHLQLFHNYYVKSLSLEEGEIEGFVYKQLEAEKEVAGKIVESIETNDSEYIQSFLTNPLLLSLFILTFQSNAAVPGKKYIFYRRVIQALFSEHDSKTKLGFVREKHSNLKQEEFEELLKVFCFLSYFESNYSWDIDYIFEKFDQIKKKKNLAFANNKVVQDLKSAIALWVEDNGEYSFAHRSLQEYFSALFVKNLNPDDNARIYQKIIDRFAGHRRSLNEIENFLSLLEEMDSLNFKRYYYLPLLNELRSQIDSSSNENLYLSLLKFFARGVVIPTERAVDHRRSNRYFIDVIINDPIVYRAIFIHLPFTRELDNVLRHSVRKPDCKIKTANDTFKLPGDGKGNEKEFPFINFDKTIPDEFNNECYKPVLKIAKDLDKFIDREILKTESFIKNSIDTDKDLVDLI, encoded by the coding sequence ATGGAAGAAAAAATACTTGAAACATTTGTAAGCTCATTCGTAACTGAACTAGTTAAGGAGAGTAAATCCATATTTAGTGATCTGGCTGATGAAGGAAGTCAGCTCATTAAAACCGGGCTTAAAAGGTATCTGACAAAACAAAAGGATAAGTATTCACATCTTAAAACCCTCTTGAGAGGTAATACACCAGTTTATTTATATGATATTTATTACCCCCTAAAATTGATCAACAGAGATGATGAATCTGTTATCAAAACAAATGTAGTTAGCGAAGTTTTTAGTAAGTCTAATTTTATTACAATCATTGGAGACGCTGGAAGCGGGAAAAGTACATTAATTAAACATCTATTTCTTAATTCAATTTATACCAAACACTCAATACCAATACTTGTCGAATTAAGGTATTTAAATGAATACGATTCTAATTTGGATTCCTACATTATCGACAAAGTCCTTGAAAATAAAATTGCCGAAAATCCAAAAATTTTAGAGAGGCTATTTCAAGGTGGCAAATTCACTTTTTTTCTGGATGGATACGATGAGCTTAATTCCGAAATTAAAACCCAAGTAATTGAAAGTTTAAACTCTTTTATCAATCAGTTTCCTGAAAATAATTTCATTCTAACCACTAGGCCCTACAGCGACATTGAGCACCTTCAGCTATTTCACAATTACTACGTCAAAAGTCTTTCGCTGGAAGAGGGAGAGATCGAAGGATTTGTATACAAGCAACTCGAAGCTGAAAAGGAAGTTGCTGGAAAAATTGTTGAATCAATTGAAACTAATGATTCTGAATACATCCAAAGCTTTTTGACTAATCCACTTTTATTATCCTTATTTATTTTAACGTTTCAGAGTAATGCAGCGGTACCAGGCAAGAAATATATTTTCTACAGACGTGTTATTCAAGCACTATTTTCCGAACATGATAGTAAAACCAAGCTAGGTTTTGTAAGGGAAAAGCACAGCAACTTAAAGCAAGAAGAGTTTGAGGAACTTCTAAAAGTGTTTTGCTTTCTATCCTATTTTGAATCAAACTATTCTTGGGATATTGATTACATTTTTGAAAAGTTCGATCAAATAAAAAAGAAGAAAAATTTAGCATTTGCCAATAATAAAGTTGTTCAAGATTTAAAGTCTGCAATAGCGTTATGGGTTGAAGACAATGGCGAATATTCATTTGCTCATAGATCACTTCAAGAATATTTTTCAGCTCTTTTCGTCAAAAATTTAAATCCCGATGACAATGCTAGAATTTATCAAAAAATAATTGACCGTTTCGCTGGTCATAGAAGATCATTAAATGAAATTGAGAATTTTCTTTCTCTGCTGGAAGAAATGGATTCTCTTAATTTCAAAAGATACTATTACTTACCATTGCTTAATGAACTTCGATCTCAAATTGACTCAAGTTCAAACGAGAATTTATACCTGTCATTGCTGAAATTTTTTGCACGGGGAGTTGTCATTCCAACTGAACGTGCGGTAGATCACAGGAGATCAAATAGGTATTTTATTGATGTAATTATTAATGATCCCATAGTCTATAGGGCGATTTTTATCCACCTACCTTTCACAAGAGAACTTGATAATGTCTTGAGACATTCAGTTAGAAAACCTGATTGTAAAATCAAAACAGCAAATGACACATTTAAACTTCCTGGCGATGGAAAAGGAAATGAAAAGGAATTCCCATTCATAAACTTTGATAAAACAATTCCTGACGAATTTAATAATGAGTGTTACAAACCAGTATTAAAGATTGCCAAGGATCTGGACAAATTTATTGATAGAGAAATTTTAAAAACTGAATCTTTCATAAAGAACTCAATTGATACTGATAAGGATTTAGTTGATCTAATTTAA
- a CDS encoding pirin family protein has product MSNNKMLVNERQRDLGNFMVGRLLPFREKRQVGPFTFIDHMGPAAITTGRYIDVDQHPHIGLSTLTYLFEGEIEHRDSTGSFQVIHPGDAGFMTAGKGVTHTERTPVEQRDGAKYSMHGYQIWVALPKDKEDMEPRFDYYPAQDLPRWEEAGLSIVLVAGTAFGRQSPLTGYSSLFMVDVHATNDTHLELKNQLKGEVAFVIVKGSITDEGETIEAGQMMISKTDEECGIELKKGTRLLLFGGEPLPEERFLLWNFVSSSKEKLQQAKADWQAKRFPKVAGDNTYIPFP; this is encoded by the coding sequence ATGAGTAACAATAAAATGCTGGTCAATGAGCGCCAAAGAGATTTGGGCAATTTCATGGTAGGACGATTGTTGCCCTTTCGAGAAAAGCGCCAAGTTGGACCTTTCACCTTTATCGATCACATGGGACCGGCAGCTATCACGACAGGCAGATACATAGATGTGGATCAACACCCTCATATTGGTTTGTCTACCCTTACTTATCTCTTTGAGGGTGAGATTGAGCACAGAGATAGCACGGGATCATTTCAGGTGATTCATCCTGGTGATGCGGGCTTCATGACGGCTGGCAAAGGAGTGACCCACACCGAACGTACACCTGTAGAGCAAAGAGACGGTGCGAAGTACAGCATGCATGGCTACCAGATTTGGGTAGCTCTACCCAAAGATAAGGAAGACATGGAACCGAGGTTTGACTATTACCCAGCCCAAGATCTACCTAGATGGGAGGAGGCAGGACTCTCTATCGTACTGGTTGCTGGTACTGCCTTTGGAAGACAATCTCCTTTGACAGGGTATTCCAGTCTATTTATGGTGGATGTTCATGCGACAAACGACACGCATCTGGAACTAAAGAACCAACTCAAAGGAGAGGTAGCCTTTGTGATCGTAAAAGGCAGCATCACTGACGAAGGAGAAACCATCGAAGCTGGTCAGATGATGATTAGCAAGACCGATGAAGAGTGCGGCATAGAACTAAAAAAAGGTACGAGATTGTTGCTTTTCGGTGGAGAGCCCTTGCCAGAGGAGCGTTTCCTTTTATGGAATTTTGTTTCCTCCAGCAAAGAAAAATTGCAGCAAGCCAAAGCAGATTGGCAGGCCAAGAGATTTCCAAAAGTAGCAGGAGATAATACCTACATTCCTTTTCCTTGA
- a CDS encoding HU family DNA-binding protein — MSVLYKVTERIDPRDLSLPRKFYARIINGDDVSFEELVEIISKVSSLNYGTVMGAIGTLIEVIEMQLAFGRQVRLSNLGTFFLTLSSHGVETQEEFRAGSIKSARIRFRPGPRLQKLTKTLQYEKVSLASNTEPAA, encoded by the coding sequence ATGTCAGTACTATATAAAGTGACTGAGCGCATTGATCCAAGGGATCTATCGCTCCCCAGAAAGTTTTATGCCAGAATCATCAACGGTGATGACGTCAGCTTTGAGGAATTGGTCGAGATCATCAGCAAAGTATCCAGTTTGAACTACGGCACTGTAATGGGTGCTATCGGGACCTTGATAGAGGTCATAGAGATGCAGCTCGCATTTGGTCGGCAGGTCAGGTTGAGTAACCTCGGCACCTTCTTCTTGACACTGAGTAGCCATGGCGTGGAGACGCAGGAGGAATTTCGTGCAGGTAGCATCAAAAGCGCCAGAATCAGGTTTAGACCAGGTCCAAGGCTACAAAAGCTGACCAAAACGCTGCAGTACGAAAAGGTAAGCTTGGCTAGTAATACAGAGCCAGCTGCTTAA
- a CDS encoding outer membrane protein assembly factor encodes MNQTKGIISRSAVIVMIIHCVMWLSATAQTDTTLVDQPLSKREAKKVKKNKPPEEGDIYFSPVPAIGMNPAFGFMYGVGAAVSSYLGDPADTKISTALAGLIFTTKKQTIFTVKSAAYTAHNDLILIGDWRYLDSSQPTYGLGTGPQSAKLVANGFEFDDGSSIDGIDQAQMLEFKWIRLYETVLKKINSGFYAGVGIHFDQFSDVNDQMLRLDSLDPQITSYYAYNVKHDFHQSESTLTGISLNGIYDTRDNQNNPYKGRYAYINFKMNPTWMGSDQSSTTLWLEYRDYFNFTPDNNNNILGFWTWGNFTTSGDLPYLLLPAIGTDQFAKSGRPYAQGRFRGQNMVYAETEFRKTVLATKNNPHFLGMVAFFNITTASAEGNDISLFDYVNKGYGLGLRIAFNQKARTNIGLDYGWGDYGTQGFYIKLNETF; translated from the coding sequence ATGAACCAAACGAAAGGAATAATAAGTAGGTCGGCAGTGATAGTGATGATCATCCATTGTGTAATGTGGCTATCAGCCACCGCTCAAACAGACACTACCCTTGTCGATCAGCCTTTGTCCAAAAGAGAGGCAAAAAAGGTCAAGAAGAACAAACCACCTGAAGAGGGAGATATCTATTTTTCTCCAGTTCCTGCGATTGGGATGAACCCAGCCTTTGGATTCATGTATGGCGTAGGTGCAGCCGTGAGCTCCTACCTAGGTGACCCTGCCGACACCAAGATCTCTACCGCCTTGGCAGGCTTGATATTCACTACCAAAAAACAAACCATCTTCACGGTCAAAAGTGCCGCATACACCGCACACAACGATTTGATTCTCATTGGTGATTGGCGCTACCTTGATTCTAGCCAACCGACCTATGGCTTGGGCACAGGTCCACAGTCAGCCAAGTTGGTAGCCAACGGATTTGAATTCGACGATGGATCCAGTATCGATGGGATTGACCAAGCCCAAATGCTGGAGTTTAAGTGGATTCGATTGTACGAAACCGTATTGAAGAAGATCAATTCAGGTTTTTATGCAGGTGTTGGAATCCATTTTGATCAGTTTTCGGACGTCAATGATCAAATGTTGCGTCTCGATTCATTGGATCCCCAAATCACCAGTTATTATGCCTACAATGTCAAACACGATTTTCATCAGAGCGAATCGACTTTGACGGGCATATCGCTCAATGGCATCTATGACACCAGAGACAACCAAAACAACCCCTACAAAGGTCGCTATGCCTACATCAATTTCAAGATGAACCCAACCTGGATGGGAAGTGACCAATCGTCAACCACCCTATGGTTGGAGTACCGTGATTATTTCAACTTCACCCCAGACAATAACAACAACATTTTGGGCTTTTGGACATGGGGCAATTTCACGACCAGTGGAGATTTGCCTTACCTCCTACTTCCTGCCATTGGTACGGATCAGTTTGCCAAATCAGGACGCCCCTATGCGCAGGGTAGATTCAGAGGTCAAAACATGGTCTATGCAGAAACGGAGTTTAGAAAGACGGTTCTAGCCACAAAAAACAACCCTCATTTCCTAGGCATGGTGGCATTTTTCAACATCACCACTGCCAGTGCAGAGGGCAATGACATCAGCCTATTCGATTATGTCAACAAAGGCTATGGTCTGGGTCTCAGAATCGCTTTCAATCAAAAAGCCCGAACCAACATTGGTTTGGATTACGGTTGGGGAGACTATGGGACACAAGGATTTTACATCAAACTCAACGAAACGTTCTAA
- a CDS encoding BamA/TamA family outer membrane protein has product MLKRTYLVVAILYQSFTCLSQDQEKKGALRDSLDHRLDASDFLMSANGFIPLLQIITEPALGHFGLSFAPIFIHPNKYQEAGRYTPPNVTVGFAAYTVNQTWMLGAMRIASLPRYGLKYRIGAGYGSVNMDFYRDIGGLGEKKFSFNFKSIPFFGSLTKEIGHSNVFAGIQYLYMSSDVSPEFGFTTLPDFVTDKSLKSHVSSPGLVVEYDARDNAFTPNSGQLLSANFTINAAWTGSDFEFRNVNLKAFQFIQTTDNWVSGFRLETGFQFGDSPFYLNPGINLRGVPMARYQGKSTYLVETEQRYDFTMRWSAVLFTGMAKAVPDKESFSSATLVYNYGTGFRYLMARKFGLRMGIDVAASNEDFAYYIVFGSAWNNRG; this is encoded by the coding sequence ATGCTCAAAAGAACCTACTTGGTAGTTGCCATCCTCTATCAGAGTTTCACATGCTTGTCCCAAGACCAAGAAAAGAAAGGAGCATTAAGAGATTCGCTTGACCATAGATTGGACGCCAGTGATTTTTTGATGTCAGCCAATGGTTTCATTCCCTTGCTTCAGATCATCACCGAACCCGCCTTAGGTCATTTTGGTCTTTCCTTTGCCCCTATTTTCATACATCCCAACAAATACCAAGAGGCAGGCAGATACACTCCCCCCAATGTCACGGTGGGTTTTGCCGCCTACACGGTCAACCAGACATGGATGCTGGGCGCCATGCGAATCGCTTCCTTGCCTCGCTATGGTTTGAAGTATCGGATTGGCGCAGGATATGGCTCGGTCAATATGGACTTTTACAGAGACATCGGAGGACTGGGAGAAAAGAAATTTAGCTTCAATTTTAAATCCATCCCTTTTTTTGGTTCCCTGACCAAAGAGATAGGTCATAGCAATGTATTTGCGGGCATCCAATATTTGTACATGAGCAGTGATGTCTCTCCTGAGTTTGGTTTTACTACGCTGCCAGACTTTGTCACTGACAAATCCCTCAAGAGTCATGTCAGTAGTCCTGGACTCGTCGTAGAATATGACGCCCGTGACAATGCCTTCACGCCCAACAGTGGTCAGCTGCTTTCTGCCAATTTTACCATCAATGCCGCGTGGACAGGCAGTGACTTTGAATTTAGGAATGTCAATCTCAAGGCATTTCAGTTCATTCAGACGACGGACAACTGGGTCAGTGGTTTCCGACTAGAGACGGGATTTCAGTTTGGAGACTCTCCATTCTATCTCAATCCTGGTATCAACCTGAGAGGAGTGCCGATGGCAAGGTACCAAGGCAAGTCTACCTACCTCGTAGAGACTGAGCAACGCTATGATTTTACGATGCGCTGGAGTGCAGTGCTATTTACAGGCATGGCCAAGGCTGTACCTGACAAAGAGAGTTTCTCCAGTGCTACCTTGGTGTACAACTATGGCACAGGTTTTCGCTACTTGATGGCCCGCAAATTTGGCTTGCGAATGGGCATAGATGTAGCCGCGTCCAATGAGGACTTTGCCTACTACATCGTATTTGGATCGGCATGGAACAACCGTGGCTAA
- a CDS encoding DUF2092 domain-containing protein: MKYLSQLLLAISLSIFILSCESGQKELYDEAAINSLDSLTQTIGRLHSVSLTINVQSDKFENGELISKFSQSDVYMRDSNRMYIYTDNELFRKGFWYDGKQLATLLYNENQYDIIDVPNTIIAMIDSTHNHFKLDFPAADFFYPTLTDDLINHFDTIVALGQRQIMKTSYTEINATNANLDVYILIDPNTKLPKQLEIYYLGERKGEKYIATFSNWRTNPHLPESLFMFTPPKDATKETIIVKKQTS, from the coding sequence ATGAAATACCTGAGTCAACTTCTACTTGCCATATCGCTTTCAATATTCATTCTCAGTTGTGAAAGTGGTCAAAAAGAGCTGTATGATGAGGCCGCTATCAACAGTCTGGACAGCCTCACACAAACCATCGGCAGACTACACTCGGTGAGTCTTACGATCAATGTCCAATCAGACAAGTTTGAAAATGGTGAATTGATCTCAAAATTTTCACAAAGTGATGTGTACATGAGAGACTCCAATCGGATGTACATCTACACAGACAATGAGCTGTTTCGCAAGGGATTTTGGTACGACGGCAAACAATTGGCTACCCTGCTATACAACGAAAATCAATACGACATCATCGATGTACCGAATACGATCATAGCCATGATTGACTCCACACACAATCACTTCAAGTTGGATTTTCCAGCAGCGGATTTCTTCTACCCTACCTTGACTGATGATTTGATCAATCACTTTGACACGATCGTTGCACTAGGCCAACGCCAAATCATGAAGACCTCCTACACCGAAATCAATGCCACCAATGCAAACCTAGACGTTTATATTTTGATTGATCCCAACACCAAGCTCCCCAAGCAATTAGAAATATATTACCTAGGTGAAAGAAAAGGAGAAAAATACATTGCAACTTTCTCCAACTGGAGAACAAACCCTCACTTGCCAGAGAGTTTATTCATGTTTACCCCTCCAAAAGACGCAACCAAAGAAACCATTATTGTAAAAAAACAAACGTCATGA
- a CDS encoding DUF4136 domain-containing protein has translation MKNVLKASLMTLVLFMAAQLTYAQVKSDYNKDADFSKYKTYTFAGWEKNSSESVNDFDKKRILDALKSEFDSRGMTLAETGGDATITLFIVVDEKTSTTAYTTYNGGMGYGGRWGWGYGAGGMGTSTTSYSENDYTEGTLVVDMYDTESKDLVWQGILTAVVKEKPEKREKGIPKKISKLMKTYPVAATK, from the coding sequence ATGAAAAATGTACTCAAAGCCAGCCTAATGACACTCGTTTTATTCATGGCAGCCCAACTGACCTATGCACAAGTAAAAAGTGACTACAACAAAGACGCAGATTTCTCAAAATATAAAACCTACACCTTTGCGGGTTGGGAAAAGAATAGTAGCGAAAGTGTCAATGATTTTGACAAGAAAAGAATCTTGGACGCCCTCAAATCAGAATTTGACAGCAGAGGCATGACTTTAGCAGAGACGGGTGGAGATGCGACCATTACGCTGTTTATAGTCGTGGACGAGAAGACTAGCACCACCGCCTATACTACCTACAACGGAGGAATGGGCTATGGCGGTCGCTGGGGATGGGGTTATGGAGCAGGAGGAATGGGTACTTCGACTACTTCCTACTCTGAAAATGACTACACAGAAGGCACCCTGGTAGTAGACATGTATGACACTGAGTCCAAAGACCTCGTATGGCAAGGAATCCTGACTGCTGTCGTCAAAGAAAAACCTGAAAAAAGAGAAAAAGGTATTCCTAAAAAGATCAGCAAACTGATGAAAACCTATCCAGTAGCTGCTACCAAATAA
- a CDS encoding tellurite resistance TerB family protein, with protein MIQLQKELIDTFGKILYAVAKCDGEVQEEELAIIHQVIDENQWAQELELSFEVEREMGTDPIELFEESMEVFDRHDVRVHYEQFLDLLENVAEAHGGIVSQERALIDQFRKRLLG; from the coding sequence ATGATACAACTACAAAAGGAGCTAATCGATACATTTGGTAAAATCCTCTATGCAGTAGCCAAATGTGACGGAGAGGTGCAAGAGGAGGAACTAGCTATCATACACCAAGTCATAGATGAAAATCAATGGGCACAAGAACTGGAGCTGTCGTTTGAGGTGGAGCGAGAGATGGGCACTGACCCCATAGAATTATTCGAAGAATCCATGGAGGTGTTTGACCGACATGATGTCAGAGTACACTACGAACAGTTCTTGGATTTGCTGGAAAATGTCGCTGAAGCACACGGAGGTATAGTGAGTCAAGAACGTGCATTGATAGATCAATTCAGAAAAAGATTGTTAGGTTAG